One segment of Theobroma cacao cultivar B97-61/B2 chromosome 9, Criollo_cocoa_genome_V2, whole genome shotgun sequence DNA contains the following:
- the LOC18590102 gene encoding phosphatidylinositol transfer protein 2 isoform X1, producing MVQIKEFRIVMPMSLEEYQTAQMYMVMKMQQQSTNGAEGVEVLENRPFQADAFGKGQYTSKVYRLQSKAPAWLTTVAPKDALVMQEEAWNAYPRCKTVIKCPYFTKFCLTIETVHRADNGTSENVHFLNEEQLAARQVETIDIASAATDYWSYAIGSNTFDFSKFKSAKTGRGPLLDGWQDNCNPVMTAYKLVTVDAPYWGFGYRLEQALLAGERALFMESHRNCFGWIDEWFGMTMQQIRELEQQGDCLLKEKISKPILLTNAEDCDQRFSHNSERHVQQVVHT from the exons ATGGTTCAAATCAAGGAATT TCGAATTGTCATGCCTATGTCTTTAGAAGAG TATCAGACAGCTCAAATGTACATGGTAATGAAGATGCAGCAGCAGAGTACAAATGGGGCTGAAGGTGTGGAAGTCTTGGAGAACAGACCTTTTCAAGCTGATGCATTTGGAAAAGGTCAATACACTTCTAAAGTTTATCGTTTGCAGAG CAAAGCACCTGCTTGGCTTACAACTGTCGCACCAAAAGATGCTCTTGTCATGCAAGAGGAAGCATGGAATGCATACCCAAGATGTAAAACAG TGATCAAG TGCCCTTACTTTACCAAGTTCTGTCTCACAATTGAAACTGTCCATAGGGCAGACAATGGCACATCGGAAAAT GTGCATTTTTTGAATGAAGAACAACTGGCAGCTAGACAGGTAGAAACCATTGATATAGCTTCAGCTGCAACCGACTACTGGAGTTATGCTATTGGAAGTAACACTTTTGACTTTTCGAAATTCAAATCAGCAAAAACTGGCCGCGGTCCACTTTTGGATGGATGGCAG GACAATTGCAATCCAGTAATGACGGCGTATAAATTGGTGACAGTAGATGCACCATATTGGGGTTTTGGTTATCGACTTGAACAAGCTTTGCTAGCG GGTGAAAGGGCTCTCTTCATGGAAAGTCACCGGAATTGTTTTGGTTGGATTGATGAATGGTTTGGGATGACAATGCAACAAATACGTGAACTTGAGCAGCAAGGTGATTGCTTATTAAAAGAG AAAATCAGCAAGCCAATTTTGCTGACAAATGCAGAAGATTGTGACCAAAGGTTTTCTCATAACAGCGAAAGACACGTACAGCAAGTGGTCCATACTTGA
- the LOC18590102 gene encoding phosphatidylinositol transfer protein 1 isoform X2: MGLKVWKSWRTDLFKLMHLEKVNTLLKFIVCRAKHLLGLQLSHQKMLLSCKRKHGMHTQDVKQCPYFTKFCLTIETVHRADNGTSENVHFLNEEQLAARQVETIDIASAATDYWSYAIGSNTFDFSKFKSAKTGRGPLLDGWQDNCNPVMTAYKLVTVDAPYWGFGYRLEQALLAGERALFMESHRNCFGWIDEWFGMTMQQIRELEQQGDCLLKEKISKPILLTNAEDCDQRFSHNSERHVQQVVHT; the protein is encoded by the exons ATGGGGCTGAAGGTGTGGAAGTCTTGGAGAACAGACCTTTTCAAGCTGATGCATTTGGAAAAGGTCAATACACTTCTAAAGTTTATCGTTTGCAGAG CAAAGCACCTGCTTGGCTTACAACTGTCGCACCAAAAGATGCTCTTGTCATGCAAGAGGAAGCATGGAATGCATACCCAAGATGTAAAACAG TGCCCTTACTTTACCAAGTTCTGTCTCACAATTGAAACTGTCCATAGGGCAGACAATGGCACATCGGAAAAT GTGCATTTTTTGAATGAAGAACAACTGGCAGCTAGACAGGTAGAAACCATTGATATAGCTTCAGCTGCAACCGACTACTGGAGTTATGCTATTGGAAGTAACACTTTTGACTTTTCGAAATTCAAATCAGCAAAAACTGGCCGCGGTCCACTTTTGGATGGATGGCAG GACAATTGCAATCCAGTAATGACGGCGTATAAATTGGTGACAGTAGATGCACCATATTGGGGTTTTGGTTATCGACTTGAACAAGCTTTGCTAGCG GGTGAAAGGGCTCTCTTCATGGAAAGTCACCGGAATTGTTTTGGTTGGATTGATGAATGGTTTGGGATGACAATGCAACAAATACGTGAACTTGAGCAGCAAGGTGATTGCTTATTAAAAGAG AAAATCAGCAAGCCAATTTTGCTGACAAATGCAGAAGATTGTGACCAAAGGTTTTCTCATAACAGCGAAAGACACGTACAGCAAGTGGTCCATACTTGA
- the LOC18590103 gene encoding tRNA-splicing endonuclease subunit Sen2-1 has product MKARWKGKGSEAKAIADPMSKIVSQLQSSLIHSNTHGLLSSCSVLVEVDAQLADLLNRACFGRPRITAEKDNEWFQLDMEEAFYLCFSLKCLKVVGEDGCIKSNEELWEYMKSKKAVFPVFYMAYSHLRHKNWVVRPGLQYGVDFVAYRHHPALVHSEYAVLVLSEGDNDLNGRLRVWSDIHGTVRLCGSVAKTLLIVNVNNNSHGAISPSCLEHYTVEEQTITRWNPEQCREDQAVVRI; this is encoded by the coding sequence ATGAAGGCTAGATGGAAAGGAAAAGGCTCAGAAGCCAAAGCTATAGCTGATCCCATGTCAAAAATAGTCTCACAGCTCCAATCCTCTTTGATCCACTCCAACACTCATGGTTTACTCTCAAGCTGCAGTGTACTAGTTGAAGTGGATGCACAATTGGCTGATCTTCTCAATCGTGCATGTTTTGGCCGACCAAGAATTACAGCTGAGAAGGATAACGAATGGTTTCAGTTGGATATGGAGGAAGCcttttatttgtgtttttcacTCAAATGCCTCAAGGTTGTTGGTGAAGATGGTTGTATAAAGAGCAATGAAGAGCTCTGGGAGTACATGAAATCCAAAAAGGCAGTCTTTCCTGTTTTTTACATGGCTTATTCTCATCTTCGGCATAAAAATTGGGTTGTGAGACCAGGATTGCAGTATGGTGTGGACTTTGTTGCCTACCGCCACCATCCAGCTCTTGTCCATTCTGAGTATGCGGTGCTGGTGCTATCAGAAGGAGATAATGATCTAAATGGTAGACTGAGAGTGTGGTCAGATATTCACGGTACTGTTCGACTTTGTGGAAGCGTTGCAAAAACATTGTTGATTgttaatgtaaataataatagtcACGGTGCTATCTCTCCATCATGTTTAGAGCATTACACTGTTGAGGAGCAGACAATCACAAGGTGGAATCCAGAACAATGCCGTGAGGATC